A region of the Peptococcaceae bacterium genome:
CCAAGAATCTATCTAAGATTTCGAAAGAGATGTATCGAATCACCACATAAATAAAAAGCATTAAACAATGCTTTCTCTTTGCCCACGTGGTGGAATATACCTGTTCGTAATAAAAAAGGAGGGAGAACCGCCCCTCTTCTTTATTTTTAACATTTATATATATAATGGCCAGTTGTACCCAAAGCGCTAGGCGCTTTTTGTCGAATTAATATAGGAAGTCATCACTTTCCTGCGGATTCGTTGAATGGCGTTGTCAACAGCCTTTGTCTGGATCTCAAGAATCGAGGTAATTTCCCGATAACTTCGCCCCTCGATCCGTAAAAAAAGGACTTTCAATTCCAAATTTGTCAGTTCCCTTTGTAAAAAGTTCATTAACTCCTGCAGCCCTTCCCTGGCGATAAGGGCCGATTCAGGAGTATCTTTTTCGTTTTTCATAAAATTCTCTCCAGAATAATATTCCGAACCATAACGGATGTTTTCTTCCTCAACATATGCGTAAATCGGAATCGCTTCATTTAAGATCTGCCTTTTTTTCCGGTTGGATCGGCTTACAACTGAATCAAGCTCCCTTTTAATACATATAAAGGCAAAATTGCGAAACTTTACTTTTGTCGTAGAATCATAGGCTTTGACCGCTTCC
Encoded here:
- a CDS encoding sigma-70 family RNA polymerase sigma factor — encoded protein: MSRVPAYANEEELVLSAQRGNNEALEKILCIYRGFIRYVCQKYYLKDGDQQDLLQEAMIGLLEAVKAYDSTTKVKFRNFAFICIKRELDSVVSRSNRKKRQILNEAIPIYAYVEEENIRYGSEYYSGENFMKNEKDTPESALIAREGLQELMNFLQRELTNLELKVLFLRIEGRSYREITSILEIQTKAVDNAIQRIRRKVMTSYINSTKSA